The genomic window ttataaattttgATCAAATTATATACAAGTTATTAAGGATATAAAACTTGCATCAACAAATTTGTGTGTTCGAAGTATCTCTGAGGTTATATTGATTTTGTAGCAGTTGACCAAATGTTAGAAGAGAAACTAAGGGTCAGAATCTTATTGTGCGGAAGGAGTATCCAGTGCTATAACTCAACAGTCAGCACTGTATCTGTATTGATAGATTGCCAGGTGACGCCGACCAAAGTGGGAGAAATCAAGGTGGGCAATGGGCACGGAGTACATATAAGCAAGCGTACACAACACAGGGAGCAATCGCacttataatccatctttttcagcttgttttttcaaccaaaacagtatttttctctcacaacaaatcagccggaacagtatttcggcttgttttttcagcgaagcaccccaatcagccggaacaatgtttcggcttgttttttcagcgaagcaccCCAGCTTCAGATGATCCAGGCATCCTTTCCTTTACCGAGCACGTCTCGTCAGTACAGCAGAAAACTCGATACAGGGCAACAGCACGTCGTATGAGAGAAAAATGTACTAGACAGAccttcagcaaaatcagcatctCCGATCGATGGGAATTTAGCTTCAAGCAGAGCTAAAGATCAAATAGAGGCAGACACAACTGCAAGGCATAGCTCCAGATCAATAATCCCCATGTGAAAACACAAGCATACAACCTTAGATATCCAAAGTTCTGCGGCATCTTATATGTATGCCAGGGGAAAGACATTACGAATTAACTAGTGTGAACCTAAGACAGGCATGAATGATAGGCCAAATAGACAGGGTGATTTCACAACAAGAACTACTGAGATTGAGATATTTCGTCCACGTTCATCAGATGGGTAGCAATGCAACATTCTTTCACATAGCGTGCAGGGAAAGAGGTTACATTGTACGGGAAACTTGTCAGGCAAGAGAGCCGACAGCAGGGGAACAGTAAAGCTCAGCGTGGCCCCCGGCCCCGACCACGTCCCCGACCACGGCCGCGACCACGCCCCAAAGGCTTTCCTGAATAGAATAAACATTGACCAAGTCAGTATCATTAGTAACAATTAGGACTCAAATCAGAACAAAagtggaggaaaccaaacctgtAGTTGGCTTCTTAGGCTTGACCCTAGGGGTTTCCTCTACCAGCAAAGTTTCCAAGTTCAAGCTGTCAGGAAGAATGTAATAGCGAATGTTGTTTCCTCGCACACTGAGGTGGTCAAGCGTTACAGGGTTCTTCCCTTTCAGTGTAAGCTTCACTGTCTTCAGATGAGTGTTCATGCTTATGTCAACACCTATGAAAAATGTGCATGAATCAGAGGATATGCTGTAAAAACTAAACCATAATCCTAGATTAATCGCATCAGTATTAGCAAAATATGTGCGGATCATAATATTGTGAGAACACCGTTCAAGGACCAGAACTGCTATCAAAGAGTGATTTCCTGAATTGTAGcataaagaaaaaggaaaagttaAAAACAAGCCTTTCACAATGTATATTCCCCCTCTTGTGAATAATGAACCTTTGCATGCCCCCAACACCAAAATGTAGTTTACAGGGAACCTTATCCACCCAAAACATTaacatgaaaaaaaaatctaCAAAGTTGTAAGCTACCATTCCAATTTCCAATCCAGATTCCCAAGAAACCCCTCTTAGGAAGAAAATTCAATATTCTCCACTAGCATCATCCATGTATTTCATTATATGAAATAGTGTAACATCATCTAAGTTTCACATGTATTAAATTCCTCAAGGAAACGGCACAAGTACATGAGAAGCTAAAGCAATTGCAAATTCAAGTGTGCACTAAATTACCAACTGATGCAATTCCCATTGTTTTAACAGACATCTAACCAGGTGACCATCCCCTAGCAGGCTAGCACTAATGGATCTAAAACCTAAGGCAACCAATTGACAACTTCAATTATGCCTACCTACTAGTCATCACTCGACAGGAATGCTCCGTTGATAAAGGAATTCTACAAGAAATTTAGGGCTAAGCAAATCTCCTGTGAGGCTATGAACCAGGCAGAACAAAAGAGTAAAACCCAAGTCTAATTGAACATACCCAAATAGCAAATTTCAGTGGGATAGCATAAACCACACATATGGTTTTATTTAAAAGGACTTGTGGTGTGGCGCATAACTGATACAAGAGCTGTGCGCAAAAGGCATGCTCAACTCTACTTGTCTCTACAGCTAAGTCAGACGACAGTTGGCTCCCAACTCCCAGACAAACAACACGGTACACAAGCAAATCACACTACCTCTTCAGATCGAGCTGAACAAATCCCTAAGGAAGTAAGCATACAAGCATCGGACAAAAAACCCTAGAATTCGAAGCCTACTCAGATCGCAGAAATTTAAAGGTTTCCCGGCGGCCCCGCTAGAGGTTAGAGTCGAAGCGTACCGGTGATGGTGCCGTGTACAACCGTGCCGTTCTTGAGCTCGATGGTGACCGTCTCATTGTTCAGCTTCATAAGGAACCTGCGGCGAAACCCCAAATCGAGAACCAAATTAGGCGAGGTTCGTACCAAACGGAGCGGCGAGGAAGGGCAAAGAGGAGCCAATCCGAACAAAGGGCGAACGACTACGGGGCCGTTACCTGACGAGCTTCATCTTGGCGGGCCTGGCTTGGGgaaggagcggcggcggcggggagaaaGCGCAGAGGCAGCCGGCGGAGCTGACGCTTGTTTGCTTTCTCGGAGCGGGAGGAGTAAACCCTAGTTTGAAGGCTGATCTGGCCGATGGGTGGTGGGAGGCGGTTCGAGCGGCTTAGTTGGGCCATTTGATTGAGCTTTATGAAAACGAAAAAGTCTATTTTAGCTCCATGAACTATATCCTCAAAGTTTAGTTTTTCTCTGAACTCGAAAATCGGGTAaaccacctccctcaacttttaaaatcgttcattttacctccctgaccCGGTTATAGGTAGTTTTCAAAGATGATTTTATCTTTTTCTAGAGATATTTTTCACAACATATAaaactaaataaatctataactcagttatacatgatccaatgagcatgaaatttttgCTACAGTTCAATTGGAATATTTTGGTAGTTTTTAGATTTTTTGGATATTTTTTGATTTTCCTAGAGCTAAatcaaatttttaaaaaaatctagaGATTTTTTGACAACATATAAATATATTATTTGGGTTTCTCGTCTCCTAATTCATCTTTAGTATTTTTCTCAGAATTTTTAAATGCTTAGAGATATTTTTCGTGGTTTAAAAACCTCATTAGGTATTTACTAGATTTATTTTTAAACTAAAAAGACAAAATCACCTTTGAAAACCACCTATAATCGGGTCAGGAGGTAAAATGAACAAtgttaaaagttgagggaggtaattTACCCGGTTTTTTAGTTAAGGAAACTAGACTTCGAGGATAGTTCAGGGAGGTAAAATGAATTTTTACTTCTTGCAAACCCATTCATATACGGTAACATGTGTTTCTTGTTCCTGGCAAAATATGTTCTTATTTAGGTTAAAAAAAGTTCTTATATAAAAACTAAAATTCATAGGAACCGAGAGtatctcttttccttttctttttccgcCGTCGAGAGTATCCTTTTTGCGTGTGCTTGTGTAGTTTGACTGGATAACCAGAGATTGTAACTAATGCTTGTGTTGTATGTAGCTAGTTAAAACGACTGCATAAGCATGCTGTAGTTTGCACAAGAAAACTTAGGTCCATTCGTTTCAGAATTGAAGGTACAAGCTCATCAGGCGACAAAGTACAAAACACCTCAGATTTCTCAGGTGGAGTTCATCAATTGCTCAAACGTATCAAGTAGATGCTGAGCAAGCTTATCAAGTTATCTTTATCACGTTCAATCATGTGGAAGAAAACAGCATGTTCACTGGAGCCAGGGCCATTGTCCTCTGAATCTTTATTTGCTCAAAGTTTCAGGTTACCAGAATAGAAAATCCAAAGGCCCAGCCAGCAGTGAACAAAGATTGCAGAATATACATAGGAAGACAATCAAAATTTTACTATACTAGCTGATACAGCATGATGAACGAAAGGTCAACAAACGCTGATCCTAAACTGAATCCCTCTTTCTACTGCGGTGGAATGGCTGCCAACTTCTTAGGTGGGGGATTTCCTCCCGCAAGCAGCACATAGGCGTAGAAACAACCCATTGCAGTGCTGCATGATTTTCAAGCAGGAGAGAACATCAGATCTTGTCCAAAGGGGAAAACAGcgttggatggagatggagagtATAGAGAAAATTACCTTAGTGAAGCGTAGAAGCCCCAAGGAAGGAGTCTATTTGTCTGCACACAGAAGTAGAGATTAACACTATATTAAGACAGTAATTGTACTATATATTCTGTACGAGTTAAAGGAGTTACCAAGAAGTAAGCATGAGAGTACTTCCATGCCAGGAAAGCAGAAATTGCTGCAAAAACACAGGAAAAGCAGGTTGATAAGCAATGGGGCACAGGTACACCTAGTTTTAATGTGATTACATTGTAACTCAGATACTTTATAACACAAAGCTTAGGATGATGATATTCATTCTACCTGCTTGGGCCAAGATAAGCAGGAAGCTGGATCTCCCGCTCCTCCAAAACTTTAGACTGAGAGTACCAAGTAGCAGAGTGGCGAGCCCTGGTGCAATGCCCAAGACAAGACTTATGGTGCTTCTTGAGAAGATGTATCCTAGAAGCCCCATAGAGAATAAAAGACCACCTGCATTACCAAATGAAGTATCATTATTTCACTTATCTGTATGTCGATACATAAATGACAACCAAGTTGATATTTCCAAAACTTAAAAATACTGAACCGCTCAGAAATACGGGATGCCACACGTGTGAGAAGAACAAGGCCAGTGGAACAATTTGTCATCAAGTTTTAATTATGGAAGCACAAGAAAGCAGACTGCTAATTTCCAGTAGTCAAGATTATTATTTGCCACATCAGTCTCTATATAACATAACATGTTAGATAATGAATTTAGAACAGCTTTGCTATCAAGGAAATGAAACTATGTTTGCAATCAACGCATTTAGAACAACTTTGAACAATTTATGCTATGACCAGCTCTTAATTCCTAGAAAGCTGCCAAATATCTTTCAGAAAACCAACAGTTGATACAGCATAGAAGTTTCCTGTGCGCGATTTATATCCATCTAAACAGACAGTATACATTATTGAAACTCAAACTTACCAAAAGGGATCCCAAGGCAAAAGTCATGGATTTTAGCACTCCTCTTACGAGGAATAACATGCCCCTCCACCTGTAATTCCTTCATCTGGTCTGATTGCAAATCTAACTCTTCAACCCGAGCATTCTCATTGGCAcattttgttgaaagtttagcagCAAAAGCAAATGACTTCATACACACTCCACTTGTAGAAATCGAAAGCTGTGGAGAAAACAAAACATGTTAACCCATCCTCTGATAGTTATAGCCAAGCAAACTTGCAGCAAGAGCACCAATTAATACGGTGGTCAACATCAACGCCTTATTTAATATTTAGAGGAAAAAATACAAATATCAACAATTCAACATACACACAAAATGCATGAAAAATATACCTATATTTATAACACATTAAGCACATTGTTCAGAGAAAATAAAACATTCATCTGTTTCAGATCACGATCCAGGATCAATTTTGTCCACTTAAGAAGAAAAGATTCAAAAGACAGTCCTTCTAAGCTTTAGGTTCTGACAAACACATAATTGCTGATAAAATTCTTGACTTCTCGAGGCCAAGAGCTCAATTCGGTAGAATTGGAAATTTGCTGACACAGAGGACACCGGGTGAACATGGACGCACTGGTACTGCCTTCAGTTCATCATTTTATACATAATCAACCCTACCGCAGGTAACAAATAGATCTCGCCACGAAACAAGAACTCAGTTTCTGCCCAAATGCCCATCAACACCAAGTCATCAAATAACCTCTTCTGAGTCCTCTCCCTCACCTCTTCGCCATCGGATCGGATCTCATTTCCATGCGGTCATGATCGATGTCCAGGTAACCCTTATACCAGGTTCTTCTCAGAAAACGATCGTACATACAGGGGCAAGAGCTCCAAGACTACCAAGTTAGGGTTTAACACTAGAATCCGAGGCATACCTTCGGGGAACCAGCTAGAAGGCTCTGCGGCCACCGGCATGAGGATGGAACTGAGTAGGCTCGAGTCCGGCGATATGCCGCCGTGGCCGCAGCCGATCCGTgcagctgcgccgccgccgccatggaacACGAAAGACGAGAAGGGAACGTGGAGCGGTGAGAGATTTCCAGGAAGAGGAAGGTGAACTTGGGGGTGCGCTCTCTGTAACCGTCGGATGCTATCAACCCCACATCGGGCTCGTCATGACCGTCCGATCAGAAAGAGAGGGGAAAGAAAGAAGACGGGGTCCTCCTGAAGAGCTCGGGTGCAGAGTGCACTTGGTCTAGGCGAATCATACTCCTCCTGAATTCTTCAGATAAAACGAATTCACATAAAAAATTATTCAAAGGAATCCAGTTAAAATGGGGAAAATTGCTTTGTAGTGACACCAGTGGAATTGGACAAAACAATTTGAGGTTTTTACACTGGAACTGTAGTTACTCTGAGCTATGCCCTGAAACAGAGGAGTCCAAAAAATTGCATGGTCTCCTCGGTTCTATATGCACATTCTACTTATCAAATGGCAAAAGTATATACATGATTTCCATATTCCTTATTCGAGTTTATAAAACCTTTTGGCAATATTTTGTTCAGGTTCTTCTTTTTAGTTTATACTCCTTGATTGATGAAGAGTATGTCTACtgtacaaccatgtgttttatgcaatttcaacacatgaatttttttacgccataagattaagatccaacagcctccactcTTCTTCTACCACTAGCCTTCTTCTATCTTCAGACAAttacaagatcacagatccacacATCACacatcacatatcacataaaaacAATTTTTTTAGTCGAGGCGCAGAAGCCGCTCAGGATCCGTCAAGTACGTCGACTCGGCGCACTTCGCGGTGCCGTGCGGCACGCGCGCCGTGGAGCTGGTGTCCGGCGTGGAGACCGCGTTGCTGCAGGAGGTGTACACCACCGTGGAAGGGAGCTGGTACAGGCTGGAGTTCTCGGCCGGGGACGCCGCCAACGGGTGCGGCGCGTCGCCGTCGTATGACGATGGTTCCTTGTCGCCCGGGATGAAGGTGAAGGCGTACGCGGGGCCAAGCGAAACCACCGTAGACATCGATTTCCTGCGCTGCCGCGTGCGctcgtgtgtgtgtgttttttttttttttttttttttgctaaaaaatccatgtgtttttgttTGTTAAAATACATGTGCTCTTTGATCCTGGCGACTTGGCACGAACTGTATTGGTCACACCATGTGATTGGTTAGCTCGTCGGGCAAGTCCCAGAGTACACAGTCGGAGCCAAACAGGCCGGACATGTCGGAGCCGCCCTTCCCGCCGTCCTTGACGTCGTCCGCCTCCTCGTCGCCTCCACTGCTCCCGACGCTGTCATTGCCTTTCTCCGGCAACACCGCCGCCGGCCTGGGCGCGGCCTCTGTGCCCGAACTTCCACTGTACATGCTCTGGTGGCTCCATATGGACGTGCCCTGgtccgcgtcgccgccgccggcgccgcctccgAGGACGTACTCCGGCACCGTCCCGTTGTCGTACCGGAACTCCTCCTGCCCGTGTGCTGCGGGGTTGTATGTGGCGTACATCCCCGCCAGCCCCTCTGTCACGTCGGCCGGCGCCcagggcggctgctgctgctgctgattgcCGGGGGGCGCGCCGGGCTCGCTCATGATGCCGCGGGACAGGCCCAGCTTGATGCGCTCGATGGTGTCGTCGGCCTGGGGCGCCGCCGGGAAGCCGCAgggcgccgcgcccgcgccggagCCGCCCGCGATCGCCATGTCGGGCACCGCGGGGGAAGGGAAGTCGGTGGGCCGCTTCTTGGTGAGGAGGTGGAGCATCTCGTCCTTGAAGCACCCCAGCACGGCCTCGGCGAGGTGGGCCACCTGCGGCGGCGCCAGCGTGGTGGCGATCTCGGCCATGAGGTGCGAGAAGGACTTGTGCGTGACGGGGTCGATGCCCATCCCGGACAGCTTCTTCTTCAGCTTGGTGTTCCAGTGGTTCTTCACGTCGTTGTCCGTCCGGCCCGGCAGCTGCGCCGCGATCACCGACCACCTGCACGCAGCTCGTTCGTTGCGCATTGCTAGTCAGCGCGTCGCTCGCATCGCGACATACACAGTGCCCATCAGAATAAGCCCGAGAGCACGAGAGGGAAGGACGGCCGGGCCACCTGCTGCCGACGACGGAGTGCAGCTTGATGATGGTCTGCTCCTCGGCGTCCGTGAACTCGCCGTGCTTGAGGTCGGGCCGCAGGTAGTTGGTCCACCGGAGACGGCAGCTCTTCCCGCACCGTTGCAATCCTGCCATCACATCACACAAACTCGGTCAAAATTCAGAGGGACTGCACGCGGACATGGGACATTGGCCGTCCCTGACCCTCGGGACCTTGGACGCTCGCTAGGACGTACCGGCATTCTTGGGGATGAGGCGCCAGTTGCGCGTGCCGTACTGGGTGATGTAGGAGAGCAGCTTGTTGTCCTCCTCGGGCGTCCACTGCCCGCGCTTGACGCTGTCCTTCTCGCAGCACGGGATCCGCCCCATCCTCGCCTCCGCCGTCCGGCAGCTCGCCGCTCCGGCTCTGGTATTTCTCGCACGCGCCTGCGGTCTCGGAGTGGCACCGGCACGCCCCTGCTGCGACGCCACGCCACGGCTCCGCGGAGTGAGCAAGCAGTGTCCTAGTGCGGCGCTCACATTGCGCGCTTGGGCGCATAAATAGGCGCGCGGCCGCACCCGCTCGTGCGAGCCGCGGCTCCTGGCTCCTGCTGCTGCCGGCGGCATGCGCTGGCCGCACGGGAAGGGCGGGCGCGGCGCGCACGGGCGAAGGAGGCATGAGCGGCATAAAGAATTCAACGCCCGCGCAACGCGTGACCGCCCCCGGGGAGCAGGGACAGGTTGTCCACCCGCACAGCGCCGACCAAAGCGCTTTCCTCCCCCTCGCCGGGCGCCCGGCGCGTTTGCGTCTCGTCCGTCGGCTCCCAGCGCTAATCGACGCCGCGCGTGGCAGCGCACAGCCCTGCTGTGCGCCCGTGCCGGATGCGTTATGCGTGCGTGGTTCTTCAGTTCTTTCATTCTTTGCCTCCGTCAGTCAAAGCAGACGGTCAGCTCATTCTGCTCCAGTTGTGAAATTGGCAGTGGCAACTGGAATGGAGAATTTCCAGTGGACTTGAAGGGACTAATCACACATTCACACTGCTAATCTTCGATTACAGTTACAGATTTAATACTACTGTCAGAGTTGTAGGAGTACTCCCCTGTCCCAATTTATTCGCCGTTTTCGGTTTTCGTGCCCCAAGTTTTACTCGATTAgtagaaaatatgtgcaacatttgtatctctaaaaaaATTTATTACAAactagtgtcggtgttttcggaccaccgatgagtaattttgtatttacgcgtctggctcggatggtgtgctcggaggacacaattgtttatactggttcgagtggaacgtccctacgtccagttcgctgctgctcatgttaccagcACTTGATTTGCAATAGAGGTTACAAACAgacaagagagggagaggatcacaagtctctggtggaaggagtgaacgggtgctgagagctcgcttgtcgctcagccgtgtgctcgtgtcgtgctcttgtgttctgATCCCCCACTGTGAGACGCCAtccttccccttttataggcgaaggaaaaGCGCAGGTTACAGAGGagaaaaaagagaagaacgagagagaagaagactTCTAGTGTTGATGGgtcattcttctccttcatgcgggtcccaccgattttgtagatgtcaacagagatggctccatgtcgtggccctattcgtcactggcGTCATGCGCATGCGTCATGTGCTGgacatggcgttccactccgtcccggtggatgtcgtggtgaactgacgcgcttgtcagcgtccgtacgaggattaggcagaacagcactggcacgcccgacactgttcttgatgtgaatccccaggtatggcccgtcatgtcCACGgattacatcgaggcgtgccagcctcttccttggcgtcagagttttgacctagggcaatacgcttggacctggagtggttggcggcggtatgggtctccgtcgggcgagacggaacccgcgtcctcgaggttgggcgagacggagcccgcaaccTTGGGTGAGACGGAAAtcgtgtccttggggtcgggtgagacggagcccgcacccaaagggtcgggcaagacgaagt from Miscanthus floridulus cultivar M001 chromosome 11, ASM1932011v1, whole genome shotgun sequence includes these protein-coding regions:
- the LOC136493812 gene encoding protein FATTY ACID EXPORT 6-like, whose amino-acid sequence is MAAAAQLHGSAAATAAYRRTRAYSVPSSCRWPQSLLAGSPKLSISTSGVCMKSFAFAAKLSTKCANENARVEELDLQSDQMKELQVEGHVIPRKRSAKIHDFCLGIPFGGLLFSMGLLGYIFSRSTISLVLGIAPGLATLLLGTLSLKFWRSGRSSFLLILAQAAISAFLAWKYSHAYFLTNRLLPWGFYASLSTAMGCFYAYVLLAGGNPPPKKLAAIPPQ
- the LOC136493160 gene encoding small nuclear ribonucleoprotein SmD1a-like — its product is MKLVRFLMKLNNETVTIELKNGTVVHGTITGVDISMNTHLKTVKLTLKGKNPVTLDHLSVRGNNIRYYILPDSLNLETLLVEETPRVKPKKPTTGKPLGRGRGRGRGRGRGRGPR
- the LOC136494558 gene encoding transcription factor MYB80-like codes for the protein MGRIPCCEKDSVKRGQWTPEEDNKLLSYITQYGTRNWRLIPKNAGLQRCGKSCRLRWTNYLRPDLKHGEFTDAEEQTIIKLHSVVGSRWSVIAAQLPGRTDNDVKNHWNTKLKKKLSGMGIDPVTHKSFSHLMAEIATTLAPPQVAHLAEAVLGCFKDEMLHLLTKKRPTDFPSPAVPDMAIAGGSGAGAAPCGFPAAPQADDTIERIKLGLSRGIMSEPGAPPGNQQQQQPPWAPADVTEGLAGMYATYNPAAHGQEEFRYDNGTVPEYVLGGGAGGGDADQGTSIWSHQSMYSGSSGTEAAPRPAAVLPEKGNDSVGSSGGDEEADDVKDGGKGGSDMSGLFGSDCVLWDLPDELTNHMV